The DNA segment caacttcaatttctcctcagtgtccctttaaggcatcTTTGGACGTTCTCTTCCAGAACATTGTTTCCAAGCTCAATGCTATATATTTAAAAAACTTGTCACACTGCACAGAGTAGATTGAGTAAGAACTAAACACAGTATGGAATGCCTTTGCATCGACATGCAGGGTCAGCATTGTAAGTTTGGGGATTGACTGGATTGTCTTCTATGTGACTGTGACCTGCTTGAAGAACCTATCCTAAGCCATCTCCTGGCTGGACTGGATCGCAGGCTGTCCAAGGACATCCTACTGGTGCTTGCAGGTTAAAGAAGCAGCCACCAGTGCAACAGTTTTGCTGCTTAAAGCTGACTTTGCCTTCTTAAAATAAAGTGTGGTATGCAACGTAGAGCAGAAGTGCTTAGATACACAACAGCAAAGAACTTGCAGTGAATGTTTGAAGCTGATCTGAGGGCTCGCACTGTGGAGCTGTTGGATATAGCTAGAATTGTAGGTAAGGTATGTtgaatatgcatttattttatttttctatgtCTCTTGCAGGAGCCTCACTTGTAAAGGATATGGCATGCCGCGCATCGGTGCGTAATCGCATAGCGCATAGCGCTTGTATTGAATTGTTGTTCAACAGAAGTGTATGCTCTCTAGTTATGCGCATCTTTCCAGCACTTGATATTTGTAACAACACCCTAAAACACTGCCCTTGGTAGTGTTTTAACTCTGCTGCTTGATGTCTGTGGTTCAGATCATTTTTTATCTGTATGCGGTTTTTTTTAATAAGGTTTTCATCCAGTGCTTTTGTTTTCGGCTGCCCTCTATAAATAGGACTAGTATGTGATGCGTGGTATCAAATACAACTGCTGATTTCATTTCAATAAAAGAGCAGCTGGGAGTCTAGGCTGAGTTTGTGTCAGCTTCCACAAACTTAGCCTAGACTCCCAGCTGCTCTTAGACACCAAACAGCCGAGTTAAAACACTACCAAAGGCAGTGTTTTAGGGTGTTGTTACAAGTAATCAAGTGCTGGAAGGATGTGCATATTTTTATGGTTTTCATGCTCTGCCATGCGAAAGTTTCCTGATAGCTTAGCTGGCTTTAAAACTTTGAATCCTGCAGTATTGAGCTTAATAGAATGTGAATATTTGTAGTGCATTTTAAGAAGTTACTACCACTGCACTGTAAACTTAAAAAATTACTTTTTAAGCTTTGTATTGAAGCACTTGCATGCTATTGTATTTTAATGCATTGCAGAAGCACTAGAGAAATACACATAGCAGTTGCAAACATTTGACCTTAAGCACGTCACAATTCAGCTATTTGTTTCCACAAAGTTGTTGCAGTGACCTTGTGAACGAACCGAGGTTTTGTGCAGCCAAATcaggttttcattttttatttatatattgaaGTGACAATGACCAAAGTCATCTGTATTTATTCTTTTAAGTGCGCTAGAGAGTCTATTTTGTTGCTTGTTTGGGTTCAAAAGCTGCTACAAATTGGGTAGAGATTTCAACACTAATTATTTGCACAACTGCATGCTTTTGAGCCTTGTACCATGAACTGATCATGTTTTATGCTGATGTTCATTCATAGCTCGCACCGACAGCCAAGGGAAACAATAATGAGCAGGACCCTCTGGTGGAGATGTTGGAAAGGTGCTTCAACATTCGAGCCACACGTCAGGAATTGGATGCCCCCGCCTCTGGCCTCATAATCAGTATATTGCATGAAGCCTTAGTCCCGTTTGGCTTGAATCAGGAGGCATTGACCGTGCCCCGCTTCCTGCTGCCGTCTGAAGCAACACACATTGAGAGCTCAGTGCCACTGTCCCACTATGTGAAAGTGATGCAAGACTTTTTTTGTCGTTTGGGAATTCCTGATATTGGCCTACAGGACTTGGCCAACCCAAAGCCAAAACGCACTCGAAAGCTTTTGAAGATCCTAGTGAACAGCTGGCTGCGCATGACGGCCATCTACAGCAAGTATAAGGTGTGTTGCCCTCTTTGAAACTTGTTATGCTTCATAAATACCTTTGAAAATCATTATTTTTCCTGTTCATAGCCATTCATATTCACAGTTAACCTGTATTTTTCCAATTTCTATAATGCACTTTAATAGGCGCTTGTGTATCGGCAAATGTTGTTTTGGTTGATATCCAGGCCTACGTGTCAATCAGTGCTTGATTTTTGTATAATGTTGGACTTGTGCAAAGCTTGAGTACGGCCATCTACAGCAAGTATAAGATGTGCTGCCGCCTTTTAAACTTGTTACTTTTGAATGCGTCATAAATGCCTTTGAAAATTGTTATTTTTCCTGTTCATAGCCATTCATATTCACAGTTAAcctgtatttttttaatttctatcACTTTAATAGGCGCTTGTGTATCGGCAAATGTTGTTTTGGTTGATATCCAGGCCTACGTGTCAATCAGTGCTTGATTTTTGTGTAATGTTGGACTTGTGCAAAGCTTGTTGTACTCATCCAATTGGCCATTATGATTTCTTCCTCCcaggaaaaggaaaagaagcaaCTGGAGGCCAAGAAAATATTACATGAGACAAAAGCTGCGAGTAGCGCTAGGACTGCAGAGGTGAACAGGTTGGCTGGTTTGCTTGGCGCGATTGCTGGGGAAGCAGAGAAGCTTGACAAAGAACAGTCTGCCTGCGAGAAAGCTCTTGCAGCCTCCTGTGAGAAGAAAGCAGCCATTGTGTCGGACTACCAACAGCTGAAGACTACCCACTATGCTTCTACAGAGGTAATCCAACGAACAGAATTGGAAATCTGGGAACTTAAGGAATCCGTAGAAGAAAAGAGGGCCGGTGTGTGCAGGTATGTGGGATTGGATATTAGGATTTGTGCAACTGCTGGTTAGTCAAATATGAACGCTACATGTGGTCATTTTGAATGTGTGCATCAGACCATATCGCTGGGCAGATTACGAGGGATTCGTTTTGTTGTATGGGCAAAAAAAGAATGAAGGACAAGTGGAAGCTGGCACAAACTTAGCCTAGACTCCCAGCTGCTCTTTTATCGATAGGAAATCAGCACTTATATTTGATACCAGGCATCACGTGCTACTCCTATTTATAGAGGGCAGCCGAAAACATAACCATTGGATGAAAACCTCATTAAAAAAAGTGCATGTACAGGGTGTTCTGTATTTATCCGTGTGGGTTGTAAAAATTATCCTGCGCAAACTAGCCTATTTGTGCTCATCTACAGACTACAAGatctgtgttttttttatgaTAGTCTGTGTTTTTTTATGAGTAATTTAACATTGGAACTTGCCTGGATTCTCCGGAATCGGCGAATAACTGCAGTCGTCTGCGTGCAGAATTTTCATCAAGACGAGCAGAGCAGCAGATTTGAAAGGCTGCACCAGCTGGGGTACTGCAAGACCTGCTCCAGCTCCAAGCAGGCACATTTGGTTGCCTCGCAGTTTGCCAGATGGCACAGCCTCTCAAAGCGGCTATTCCGCTCACCTCGACGATATTCTGCGCGCAGATGATTGGACTTTTTCACCGATTCTAGGCAATCTAGGCAAGTTCTGATGTTAAATTATTATTGCAAAACACAGACTATCATAAGCTACCCTGTGCTCTGTGCCTATTACCAAAAACCCAGTAGTTCGCGCAGGAGAAATTTTTGCAACCCGGACAGATAAATACAGAACACCctgtagataaaaaaaaaaacctcaaacACCAAATAGCCGAGTTAAAACACTACTAAAGGCAGTGTTTTAGGTTATTGTTACATATAATCAAGTGCTGGAAAGATGCGCATTGTCCTTAGCTACGGAGTTATGGATTTCTGGCTTATATAGGCGTTGCCTAGTTCTTCAATGTGGGGCGCTCCAATTATTTAACAATATTCGTTCTCTTCCTTCTTGCATAACCGCACTTTTAAACCTTTAACCTTCAAATTATTCCTCGAAAAACATTCCAAAAACACCAAATTTCTGCCAAAAATGACTGTTGTCAGGCTTAAAACATGTGCTAAAGTGCGAAACCTGCTTTTCATAGACAACTACCGCCCTGTAGTGTTGAAAATTACAACCAACGTACTTGCAGACTGTAAGTCTTCTTTGGTAGTAGAATGCAGTGCAGTATCAGGCCAGACGAGTGTGACTGTCATGGGTGATATTAGTACGAGTACAGCTCATGGTTGAGGggttaaaggggctccgaaacacctttggaggagagcacatcaacactctcaatcactgcattgtgtcgtcatgaacacctgagcaaaataatacacttctgcacgtagcagagaacccacaatcaagcgcgaaagttggcgagcccttcccggcgactttttcatgctcgcaccctcgtTCGTCGCTTGCACCTGCATATACAAGTTGAGAGCAGGCAATTGggtagattctttcagacgtcaggcagctaccatggccgtggCCAATAAGACGCATAgttccggcgggtcgggaagctacGCCCCTGGAGTtagggccggcggaggagcggcAACCTTCCAGTGTGCAGacagtgacgagaggagagggaaaggcgcgaacacgctgaaattcaaattttgactagagataactcggcttctacaaagcgcattaaaaaaaaaattcttgctgaacAATATTCATGAAGAGGTATGCTTTaaaacatcccaggcataccgcaactttattagagcctgTTTCATAGCCCCTTTAAAGGGCTAAAACCGGGTTAGCTCCTTTGGAGGACTACAGGCACAAAATTTAGTTTTGTGATTATGTACAAGACATTAGTAAATATTAATCACCACTTGAAATTTGCCTATGCATGGTAAATAATTCTTTCTCTTGCTGTTTGTTTCAATTTCAGCACCCTAGCAGCCGTTATGACTTCAAACTTTAGCTATAGGTCACGTGAGACGTGCAAAAACAGTGATTTTTTTAGCCACTTCTTTATTCTTTGCATTCCAGCTTTTGAGGCAGGCCGGCGTAAGGGCTTTAGTAAATTAGAATGAAGGAGCAGTGATTTTATCAGTTGTTTTTAGCCTTATGCGACTTAAGCTCAACTTTGACGTTATTGGCCACCGTTCAGCTGACATGAGAGAGGAAAATACGGTTCTGTATTATTTACCAGATATAGGCAAAGTCCTTGTATtgatccatgtatactaatgtctcAAGCTCAAGAAAGCAGGTTACCAGAATTTTTGTCTATAACCTTTTACCCTTTTCTATAAGGTGCAAGTCAGTATGCATGTCTCACATGCATACTAATGACAAAATCTCTCAGAATAACTCTAGAAATTGAATCACATCACTTTCAAGCCTTTTTGCTGACTGGTTTTGTAGAGAAAAAGGGCACGCATTTGTATCAATGACTTCATAAAAAGACCTTGAACGTGGCGCTTATCCATACCTCAGATTTTGCGACATATATATGAAAAATTGCATTACAGCTGAAAATTGCTTAAAGGAGTATTATGAGGCATTCGGACTGATAGTAAAGGCACAAAAGCTGAACATTTTTTTCCAAGTTTTTTCTTTCCGCTAAAACCTGCCACGTTGAACTGTACACCTACGCTTATAAAACTACACAGAACACAAAGGACACCTATTATCGAAAGATAAAAACGCTCAAAATGGTTTATTTGATAGTTCGGTAGTATCCAGCGCTCAAGAATATAGTACTTAGGTGCACCGTTGTCCGTTTGCCGGCACTTGTAAATGTGGTAACACGAGTCCTGCTAAGGGTTAATCTCTGCAATGGGCTTCCAGTTGTAAGCACGTAATGGTTGATAGACTGCTTGTGTTCTCAGTCTGTTAATGCATGGCTTGCTTTGGCCATGCAGATTTTTCACTAGCCATTGGCAGATGGTAAACAGTAGGGACCTTGCAAGGACAGTAGTATTCATGTTAATGCCATGTAATCATATGATCTCTACCTTCTCACCTTTTTACTGCGAAGTTCAGTTGTAGCGCATGCCAACAGTTAAACTTGTAGAATGCCACATTAATTTTACATGGTCACTGCCTGGTTATCAACACTTTCTTGCAGAAAATCTTGAATGAGTATaagcagaattgcatgaacaAGTATAGCATAGAACTCACTGTTTGGCTGTAGGTGCAGTGAAAGCTAGTTAATTAGACCCCCTTTAATTCAGAAATCCGGATAATTTGAACTACTGTATCCCGTCCAACACCTATGTAATTCTATGGCTTCAGACACTAATTTCGATGCTGTACTGGTCTCACATGATTAATTCCAACAGGCCCCCAACGGAGGCTGCGTCCAGGTATGACTGGCACGCC comes from the Amblyomma americanum isolate KBUSLIRL-KWMA chromosome 1, ASM5285725v1, whole genome shotgun sequence genome and includes:
- the LOC144113417 gene encoding uncharacterized protein LOC144113417 isoform X6; this encodes MACRASLAPTAKGNNNEQDPLVEMLERCFNIRATRQELDAPASGLIISILHEALVPFGLNQEALTVPRFLLPSEATHIESSVPLSHYVKVMQDFFCRLGIPDIGLQDLANPKPKRTRKLLKILVNSWLRMTAIYSKYKEKEKKQLEAKKILHETKAASSARTAEVNRLAGLLGAIAGEAEKLDKEQSACEKALAASCEKKAAIVSDYQQLKTTHYASTEVIQRTELEIWELKESVEEKRAGVCRDPAARKKKIAADTETLTSLESAVVDFQRKLSVIEEKVKLVPQIRDALQKILTTADECEAKFDEIMELRESKEVEAKKRIKVEHAKHMLKKKLELMGEEEVRLGRRTIQPHNASLRYREQRNKDAETHYQELVEHHKPAPAAEDAELLPGRCQLVLAA
- the LOC144113417 gene encoding uncharacterized protein LOC144113417 isoform X5 yields the protein MACRASLAPTAKGNNNEQDPLVEMLERCFNIRATRQELDAPASGLIISILHEALVPFGLNQEALTVPRFLLPSEATHIESSVPLSHYVKVMQDFFCRLGIPDIGLQDLANPKPKRTRKLLKILVNSWLRMTAIYSKYKEKEKKQLEAKKILHETKAASSARTAEVNRLAGLLGAIAGEAEKLDKEQSACEKALAASCEKKAAIVSDYQQLKTTHYASTEVIQRTELEIWELKESVEEKRAGVCRDPAARKKKIAADTETLTSLESAVVDFQRKLSVIEEKVKLVPQIRDALQKILTTADECEAKFDEIMELRESKEVEAKKRIKVEHAKHMLKKKLELMGEEEVRLGRRTIQPHNASLRYREQRNKDAETHYQELVEHHKPAPAAEDAECWFSAKVLKYEGLGNENLGPRFSFL
- the LOC144113417 gene encoding uncharacterized protein LOC144113417 isoform X4 encodes the protein MACRASLAPTAKGNNNEQDPLVEMLERCFNIRATRQELDAPASGLIISILHEALVPFGLNQEALTVPRFLLPSEATHIESSVPLSHYVKVMQDFFCRLGIPDIGLQDLANPKPKRTRKLLKILVNSWLRMTAIYSKYKEKEKKQLEAKKILHETKAASSARTAEVNRLAGLLGAIAGEAEKLDKEQSACEKALAASCEKKAAIVSDYQQLKTTHYASTEVIQRTELEIWELKESVEEKRAGVCRDPAARKKKIAADTETLTSLESAVVDFQRKLSVIEEKVKLVPQIRDALQKILTTADECEAKFDEIMELRESKEVEAKKRIKVEHAKHMLKKKLELMGEEEVRLGRRTIQPHNASLRYREQRNKDAETHYQELVEHHKPAPAAEDAETVVTATDGNLQPNSPEPDLQEELEAELT
- the LOC144113417 gene encoding uncharacterized protein LOC144113417 isoform X3 is translated as MACRASLAPTAKGNNNEQDPLVEMLERCFNIRATRQELDAPASGLIISILHEALVPFGLNQEALTVPRFLLPSEATHIESSVPLSHYVKVMQDFFCRLGIPDIGLQDLANPKPKRTRKLLKILVNSWLRMTAIYSKYKEKEKKQLEAKKILHETKAASSARTAEVNRLAGLLGAIAGEAEKLDKEQSACEKALAASCEKKAAIVSDYQQLKTTHYASTEVIQRTELEIWELKESVEEKRAGVCRDPAARKKKIAADTETLTSLESAVVDFQRKLSVIEEKVKLVPQIRDALQKILTTADECEAKFDEIMELRESKEVEAKKRIKVEHAKHMLKKKLELMGEEEVRLGRRTIQPHNASLRYREQRNKDAETHYQELVEHHKPAPAAEDAETVVTATDGNLQPNSPEPDLQEELEAELLPGRCQLVLAA
- the LOC144113417 gene encoding uncharacterized protein LOC144113417 isoform X7, encoding MACRASLAPTAKGNNNEQDPLVEMLERCFNIRATRQELDAPASGLIISILHEALVPFGLNQEALTVPRFLLPSEATHIESSVPLSHYVKVMQDFFCRLGIPDIGLQDLANPKPKRTRKLLKILVNSWLRMTAIYSKYKEKEKKQLEAKKILHETKAASSARTAEVNRLAGLLGAIAGEAEKLDKEQSACEKALAASCEKKAAIVSDYQQLKTTHYASTEVIQRTELEIWELKESVEEKRAGVCRDPAARKKKIAADTETLTSLESAVVDFQRKLSVIEEKVKLVPQIRDALQKILTTADECEAKFDEIMELRESKEVEAKKRIKVEHAKHMLKKKLELMGEEEVRLGRRTIQPHNASLRYREQRNKDAETHYQELVEHHKPAPAAEDAELT
- the LOC144113417 gene encoding uncharacterized protein LOC144113417 isoform X2, translating into MACRASLAPTAKGNNNEQDPLVEMLERCFNIRATRQELDAPASGLIISILHEALVPFGLNQEALTVPRFLLPSEATHIESSVPLSHYVKVMQDFFCRLGIPDIGLQDLANPKPKRTRKLLKILVNSWLRMTAIYSKYKEKEKKQLEAKKILHETKAASSARTAEVNRLAGLLGAIAGEAEKLDKEQSACEKALAASCEKKAAIVSDYQQLKTTHYASTEVIQRTELEIWELKESVEEKRAGVCRDPAARKKKIAADTETLTSLESAVVDFQRKLSVIEEKVKLVPQIRDALQKILTTADECEAKFDEIMELRESKEVEAKKRIKVEHAKHMLKKKLELMGEEEVRLGRRTIQPHNASLRYREQRNKDAETHYQELVEHHKPAPAAEDAEQAKLEGAALRIEEERDSLQKSLDKYIAKNERRMCIRLEQVQDMVDRIRDLWNPEKLRSLLADL
- the LOC144113417 gene encoding uncharacterized protein LOC144113417 isoform X1, with the protein product MACRASLAPTAKGNNNEQDPLVEMLERCFNIRATRQELDAPASGLIISILHEALVPFGLNQEALTVPRFLLPSEATHIESSVPLSHYVKVMQDFFCRLGIPDIGLQDLANPKPKRTRKLLKILVNSWLRMTAIYSKYKEKEKKQLEAKKILHETKAASSARTAEVNRLAGLLGAIAGEAEKLDKEQSACEKALAASCEKKAAIVSDYQQLKTTHYASTEVIQRTELEIWELKESVEEKRAGVCRDPAARKKKIAADTETLTSLESAVVDFQRKLSVIEEKVKLVPQIRDALQKILTTADECEAKFDEIMELRESKEVEAKKRIKVEHAKHMLKKKLELMGEEEVRLGRRTIQPHNASLRYREQRNKDAETHYQELVEHHKPAPAAEDAETVVTATDGNLQPNSPEPDLQEELEAEQAKLEGAALRIEEERDSLQKSLDKYIAKNERRMCIRLEQVQDMVDRIRDLWNPEKLRSLLADL